One Phaseolus vulgaris cultivar G19833 chromosome 4, P. vulgaris v2.0, whole genome shotgun sequence DNA window includes the following coding sequences:
- the LOC137838418 gene encoding secreted RxLR effector protein 161-like, with protein sequence MCEAFAKAMKSEFEMSMLGEMNFFLGLQVKQLKDGIFINQAKYYKELLKKFDMDQCKAINTPISTSCQLDQDCAGKSVDQSKYRGLIGSLLYLTASRPDIMFDVCLCARYQSDPKESHYNAAKRILKYLQGTKDVGLWYPNNVSLNLTGFSDSDFECCKVDRKSTSGTCHMIGSSLISWHCKKQACVALSTVEAEYIAAGSCCAQTLWLRITIVTRKEKQLPFSLSLTIDYFYGY encoded by the exons ATGTGTGAAGCTTTTGCAAAAGCAATGAAGAGTgaatttgagatgtcaatgttaggggaaatgaatttcttccttggactacaagtgaaacaactcaaggatggaatcttCATAAATCAAGCAAAGTACTACAAGGAGTTGCTTAAGaagtttgatatggatcaatgcaaagcaatcaacactcctatttcaacaagctgccagcTGGATCAGGAttgtgcaggaaaatcagtggatcaatcaaaatacaggggtttaattggttctttattatacttaactgctagcaggcctgacattatgtttgatgtatgcttatgtgctagataccaatctgatccaaaggaatcacattACAATGCAGCTAAGAGGATTCTGAAATACTTGCAAGGGACTAAAGATGTTGGACTATGGTATCCAAACAATGTTTCCTTAAActtaactggtttttcagattctgattttgaatgttgcaaggttgataggaagagcacaagtgggacttgtcataTGATTGggtcaagtctaatctcttggcattgcaagaaacaagcttgtgttgctctctctacagtagaggcagaatacatagcagctggaagttgttgtgctcaaacatTATGGCTAAG AATCACAattgtgactaggaaagagaaacaaTTACCTTTTTCTCTCTCCTTGACCATTGACTACTTTTATGGTTATTGA
- the LOC137837383 gene encoding pentatricopeptide repeat-containing protein At4g13650 — translation MLTSPLSLRPFLFLCPKSYSFPRKCKFSNNFFPKPFSNDHKLLCQNLTFTAFSNTALSYNYSSDDGDASGIDFLHLMEERGVRANSQTYLWLLEGCLSSGSFSDGWKLHAKILKMGFCAEVVLCEHLMDLYIALGDLDGTIKMFDEMAVRPLSCWNKVMHWFVAGKMTGHVLGLFRRMVRENVKPDERTYGAVLRGCGGGDVPFYCVEQIHARTISHGYENSLSVSNPLMDLYFKNGFLNSAKKVFDSLQKRDSVSWVAMISGLSQNGCEEEAVLRFCQMHTLGVYPTPYIFSSVLSACTKIKLFKLGEQLHGLVLKQGFSSETYVCNALVTLYSRLGNFISAEQVFNAMSQRDEVSYNSLISGLAQQGYSDRALGLFKKMRLDCLKPDCVTVASLLSACSSGGALLVGKQFHSYAIKAGMSSDIILEGSLLDLYVKCSDIKTAHEFFLSTETENVVLWNVMLVAYGQIDNLNESFKIFTQMQMEGIVPNEFTYPSILRTCSSLKALDLGEQIHTQVLKTGFQFNVYVSSVLIDMYAKLGNLYTALKILRRLKEKDVVSWTAMIAGYAQHEKFVEALNLFKEMQDEGIQSDNIGFASAISACAGILALNQGQQIHAQACVCGYSDDISVGNALVGLYARCGKVRQAYFAFDKIFAKDNISWNSLISGFAQSGHCEDALSVFSQMNKAALEINSFSFGPAVSAAANVANIKLGKQIHAMILKTGYDSETEVSNVLITLYAKCGTIEDAKRQFFEMPEKSEVSWNAMLTGYSQHGHGFEALSLFEDMKQLEVLPNHVTFVGVLSACSHVGLVDEGISYFQSMSEVHGLVPKPEHYACVVDLLGRSGLLSRARRFVEEMPIQPDAMVWRTLLSACILHKNIDIGEFAASHLLELEPEDSATYVLLSNMYAVTGKWGCRDRTRQMMKDRGVKKEPGRSWIEVDN, via the exons ATGCTTACTTCTCCCCTTTCCCTGCGTCCCTTTCTCTTCCTATGCCCCAAGTCCTATTCTTTTCCACGTAAATGCAAAttctcaaataatttttttcccaAACCCTTTTCCAACGATCACAAG TTACTGTGTCAAAATTTGACTTTTACTGCTTTCAGCAACACTGCACTGAGCTATAACTACAGCAGCGACGACGGGGATGCAAGTGGAATTGATTTTTTGCACCTCATGGAAGAGCGTGGGGTTCGTGCGAATTCCCAGACCTATTTGTGGCTTTTAGAAGGGTGTTTGAGTTCTGGGTCGTTTTCTGATGGTTGGAAGCTTCATGCCAAGATTCTGAAGATGGGTTTTTGTGCAGAAGTGGTTTTGTGTGAACATCTTATGGACTTGTACATTGCGCTTGGTGATTTGGATGGCACAATCAAGATGTTTGATGAAATGGCTGTTAGACCCTTGTCTTGTTGGAATAAGGTTATGCATTGGTTTGTTGCTGGGAAGATGACGGGTCATGTTCTTGGTTTGTTTAGGCGAATGGTGAGAGAAAATGTGAAGCCTGATGAGAGAACTTATGGTGCGGTTTTGAGGGGTTGTGGAGGTGGTGATGTTCCTTTCTACTGTGTGGAACAGATACATGCAAGGACtatatctcatggttatgaaaatAGTTTGTCGGTATCTAATCCTCTGAtggatttatattttaaaaatgggtTTTTGAATTCGGCTAAGAAGGTTTTTGACAGTTTACAGAAGAGGGACAGCGTTTCTTGGGTAGCTATGATATCTGGTTTATCACAAAATGGGTGTGAAGAAGAGGCGGTTCTTCGATTTTGTCAGATGCACACATTAGGAGTCTATCCTACCCCTTATATATTTTCAAGTGTTCTAAGCGCCTGTACTAAAATAAAGCTATTTAAGCTTGGAGAGCAGCTCCATGGCCTTGTTCTCAAGCAGGGATTCTCTTCTGAAACCTATGTTTGCAATGCCCTTGTAACATTATATTCACGTTTGGGGAACTTCATATCTGCTGAACAGGTTTTTAATGCAATGTCGCAGAGGGATGAAGTTTCATATAATTCACTCATTTCAGGTTTAGCTCAACAAGGATATAGCGACAGAGCTTTAGGTTTGTTTAAGAAAATGCGTCTTGATTGCCTAAAGCCTGATTGTGTTACAGTTGCAAGTCTTTTGAGTGCCTGTTCATCCGGCGGTGCTCTTCTGGTAGGAAAGCAATTTCACTCGTATGCTATAAAGGCTGGGATGTCTTCAGATATTATCTTGGAAGGCTCACTGCTTGATCTTTATGTAAAATGCTCGGATATAAAAACTGCCCACgaatttttcctttcaactgaAACTGAGAACGTGGTGTTGTGGAATGTGATGCTCGTGGCTTATGGTCAGATAGACAATCTAAatgaatcatttaaaatatttacacaGATGCAGATGGAAGGTATTGTACCAAATGAATTCACCTATCCAAGTATTTTGAGAACTTGTTCTTCTTTGAAGGCTCTTGATCTAGGAGAACAAATTCATACTCAAGTCCTGAAAACTGGCTTTCAGTTCAATGTGTATGTCTCTAGTGTGCTTATTGATATGTATGCTAAACTTGGAAATTTGTATACAGCGCTGAAAATTCTTAGaagattaaaagaaaaagatgtTGTTTCCTGGACAGCCATGATTGCTGGGTACGCACAGCATGAAAAGTTTGTTGAGGCTCTTAACCTCTTTAAAGAAATGCAAGATGAAGGGATACAATCTGATAATATAGGATTTGCAAGTGCAATTAGTGCATGTGCCGGTATCCTTGCACTTAATCAAGGACAGCAAATTCACGCTCAAGCATGTGTCTGTGGTTATTCAGATGATATTTCAGTTGGTAATGCACTTGTTGGTCTATATGCTCGGTGTGGGAAAGTACGACAAGCATACTTTGCTTTTGAtaaaatatttgctaaagaTAATATATCGTGGAACTCATTGATATCTGGTTTTGCACAAAGTGGACATTGTGAGGATGCACTGAGTGTATTTTCTCAAATGAATAAAGCTGCATTAGAAATTAATTCATTCTCATTTGGCCCTGCAGTTAGTGCTGCTGCGAATGTTGCTAACATTAAACTAGGGAAGCAGATTCATGCCATGATTTTAAAAACTGGCTATGATTCAGAAACTGAAGTCTCTAATGTTTTGATCACACTATATGCAAAATGTGGTACCATTGAAGATGCGAAGAGACAGTTTTTTGAAATGCCTGAGAAAAGTGAGGTTTCTTGGAATGCCATGCTTACTGGTTATTCTCAACATGGTCATGGATTTGAAGCATTAAGCCTTTTTGAGGATATGAAGCAGCTTGAAGTGTTGCCAAATCATGTAACCTTCGTGGGAGTCTTATCAGCATGTAGCCATGTGGGTTTGGTTGATGAGGGAATTAGCTATTTTCAATCAATGAGTGAAGTTCATGGTTTGGTGCCAAAACCTGAACATTATGCATGTGTTGTAGATCTTCTTGGGCGGTCTGGTCTTTTAAGCCGTGCAAGGAGATTTGTTGAGGAGATGCCAATTCAACCAGATGCAATGGTGTGGAGGACCCTTCTAAGTGCTTGTATTCTTCATAAGAATATTGATATTGGAGAGTTTGCGGCAAGTCATCTTCTGGAACTGGAACCTGAAGATTCAGCAACCTATGTTCTACTTTCAAATATGTATGCAGTGACTGGAAAATGGGGTTGTAGGGATCGGACAAGGCAAATGATGAAAGATAGAGGTGTGAAAAAAGAGCCTGGTCGAAGCTGGATAGAGGTTGATAATTAA